A stretch of Sinimarinibacterium sp. NLF-5-8 DNA encodes these proteins:
- a CDS encoding YfhL family 4Fe-4S dicluster ferredoxin gives MALKITDACINCDVCEPVCPNEAISQGVEIYEIDPDLCTECVGHFDKPQCQLVCPVACIPLDPDHVETREQLQAKFERLIAGVTPK, from the coding sequence GTGGCATTGAAAATCACCGACGCCTGCATCAACTGCGACGTGTGCGAACCGGTGTGTCCTAACGAGGCGATCTCGCAGGGCGTGGAAATCTACGAAATCGACCCCGACCTTTGCACCGAATGCGTCGGCCACTTCGATAAACCGCAATGCCAGTTGGTCTGCCCGGTGGCCTGCATCCCGCTGGATCCCGATCACGTTGAAACCCGTGAACAGCTCCAGGCCAAGTTTGAGCGCCTGATTGCCGGAGTAACTCCCAAATGA
- a CDS encoding type II toxin-antitoxin system Phd/YefM family antitoxin, giving the protein MTTLTASEARANLYRLMDQTAQSHRPILISGKRSNAVLVAEEDWTAIQETLFLLSVPGMRDSIKAGMAEPIDSCTTELDW; this is encoded by the coding sequence ATGACCACGCTCACCGCAAGCGAAGCTCGCGCTAATCTGTATCGCCTTATGGATCAGACGGCGCAGTCACATCGCCCAATCCTTATCTCTGGCAAGCGCAGCAATGCCGTGCTGGTCGCAGAGGAGGACTGGACTGCCATTCAAGAGACACTCTTCTTGCTCTCTGTTCCCGGCATGCGTGACTCCATCAAGGCCGGAATGGCCGAACCCATTGATTCCTGCACAACGGAGCTTGACTGGTGA
- a CDS encoding DUF1304 domain-containing protein — protein sequence MTIVTGLIVLLVALLHVYFLILEMFLWDKPAGLKAFGQTKEQASVTKVLAANQGLYNGFIAAGLLWGVIQGSEGYDFKVFFLACVIVAGVYGAMTASRKILFVQAIPGLIGLLLVLISS from the coding sequence ATGACAATAGTTACTGGATTGATCGTGTTGTTGGTTGCTTTGCTTCATGTGTATTTTCTGATTCTAGAGATGTTTCTTTGGGATAAACCGGCTGGATTAAAGGCTTTCGGACAAACCAAAGAACAGGCAAGCGTCACAAAGGTGCTGGCAGCCAATCAAGGCTTATATAATGGCTTTATCGCTGCGGGTTTGTTGTGGGGCGTGATCCAAGGTTCAGAAGGGTATGATTTCAAGGTCTTCTTCTTAGCATGTGTCATTGTCGCGGGAGTTTATGGCGCAATGACTGCAAGTCGTAAAATTCTCTTTGTTCAAGCTATTCCAGGGCTGATTGGGTTGTTGTTGGTCCTCATTTCAAGTTAA
- the ggt gene encoding gamma-glutamyltransferase has protein sequence MKALTARALFCLGFSFLAFSARAQTPPPEASLPGAACATAHPLATRACLHMLEQGGNAIDAAVAASAALAVVEPTGSGLGGGGFWLVHNAADQTDVFIDGRETAPAAARADMYLDANGQADPWRARNGALAAGIPGEPAALVHLSERYGQLPLARALQPAIDYARDGFAVDAKLARAIVQHQSRFSAEAARIFAPNGTPLNEGQTLQQSDLAATLQALAARGVAGFYQGEVAQKLVDGARQNGGIWTLDDLRGYRIVERAPVVTQFRDYRIISAPLPSAGGIAMAQVFQQLEVLGFKDDASALRQHQLIETLRRAYRDRAAWLGDSDFVRVPVTELSARSYAIELASSINLTRATASRELPPATPSGEGTNTTHLSVIDAQGNRVAATLSINLPFGSGTVAAGTGVLLNDEMDDFSSQVGAANAYGLVGSAPNAIAPHKRPLSSMSPTFVEGPRGILVIGTPGGSRIITMVIQGVLNWINGDALSQVVSAPRLHHQYLPDVVQLEPDTLTQPARAQLAQMGHTLQTEENPWGNMQAVSWEPQNGGLHAASDPRGVGQGVVIYRTALADVP, from the coding sequence ATGAAAGCCCTCACCGCGCGCGCGCTGTTCTGCCTTGGTTTTAGCTTTTTGGCTTTTAGCGCGCGCGCACAAACGCCGCCGCCGGAAGCATCGCTGCCCGGCGCCGCCTGCGCCACCGCGCACCCGCTGGCCACGCGCGCCTGCCTGCACATGCTGGAGCAGGGCGGTAATGCCATCGACGCCGCCGTCGCCGCCTCCGCAGCACTGGCCGTGGTCGAGCCCACCGGCTCTGGCTTGGGCGGCGGCGGCTTTTGGCTGGTTCACAACGCCGCCGATCAAACCGACGTTTTCATTGATGGCCGCGAAACCGCCCCCGCCGCCGCGCGCGCCGATATGTATCTGGACGCAAACGGCCAGGCCGATCCCTGGCGCGCGCGCAACGGCGCACTGGCCGCAGGTATTCCCGGCGAACCCGCCGCACTGGTGCATTTGTCCGAACGCTACGGCCAGCTGCCGCTGGCGCGCGCGCTACAGCCCGCCATTGACTACGCGCGCGACGGCTTTGCTGTGGACGCCAAACTCGCGCGCGCGATTGTTCAGCATCAATCACGGTTTTCTGCCGAGGCCGCGCGCATTTTTGCCCCCAACGGCACACCGCTGAATGAAGGGCAAACACTGCAACAGAGCGATCTGGCCGCCACCCTGCAAGCCCTTGCCGCGCGCGGTGTGGCCGGGTTTTACCAAGGCGAAGTCGCGCAAAAACTGGTGGACGGCGCGCGCCAAAACGGCGGCATCTGGACACTGGACGACTTGCGCGGCTACCGCATCGTCGAGCGCGCGCCGGTCGTCACCCAATTCCGTGACTACCGCATCATCAGCGCACCGCTGCCCTCGGCGGGCGGCATCGCCATGGCACAGGTTTTTCAGCAACTCGAAGTTTTGGGTTTTAAGGACGACGCCAGCGCCTTGCGCCAACACCAACTGATCGAAACCCTGCGTCGCGCCTACCGTGACCGCGCCGCCTGGCTGGGTGACAGCGACTTTGTGCGCGTACCCGTGACTGAACTGAGCGCGCGCAGCTACGCCATTGAACTGGCAAGCAGTATCAACCTCACGCGCGCCACCGCCAGCCGCGAACTGCCGCCCGCCACCCCCAGCGGCGAAGGCACCAACACCACACATCTGTCAGTGATCGACGCCCAAGGCAACCGCGTCGCCGCCACGCTGTCCATCAACCTGCCGTTTGGCTCCGGCACCGTCGCCGCCGGCACCGGCGTTTTGCTCAACGACGAAATGGACGACTTCTCCAGCCAGGTCGGCGCCGCCAACGCTTACGGCCTCGTCGGCAGCGCCCCCAACGCCATCGCCCCGCACAAACGCCCGCTATCGTCGATGAGCCCCACCTTCGTCGAAGGCCCGCGCGGCATCCTCGTCATCGGCACCCCCGGTGGCAGCCGCATCATCACCATGGTTATCCAGGGTGTTTTGAACTGGATCAATGGCGACGCCTTGAGCCAAGTTGTCAGCGCCCCACGGCTGCATCACCAATACCTGCCCGACGTGGTGCAACTCGAACCCGACACGCTCACCCAACCCGCGCGCGCGCAATTGGCGCAAATGGGACACACCCTGCAAACAGAAGAAAACCCCTGGGGCAATATGCAAGCCGTCAGCTGGGAACCCCAAAACGGCGGCCTCCACGCCGCCAGCGACCCACGCGGCGTAGGGCAGGGGGTGGTCATCTACCGCACAGCATTGGCTGATGTACCGTGA
- a CDS encoding type II toxin-antitoxin system RelE/ParE family toxin codes for MAYRIEYFHARVLAEIESWPVDVLADYARLAELLTEHGPNLRLPHSRAFGDGLFELRPRGRSGIGRALYCFLLGKRIVVVHAFIKKTQETPDKDLKLARKRVKELQHG; via the coding sequence ATGGCCTATCGAATTGAGTATTTCCACGCCCGCGTTCTGGCGGAGATCGAGTCTTGGCCTGTCGATGTGCTTGCGGACTATGCGCGTTTGGCTGAACTCCTGACCGAGCACGGCCCGAACCTCCGACTGCCCCATTCGCGCGCCTTCGGAGATGGCCTGTTTGAGCTAAGGCCTCGGGGGCGATCCGGCATTGGCCGTGCCCTCTACTGCTTTTTGCTCGGAAAACGCATCGTTGTAGTCCACGCCTTCATCAAAAAAACACAAGAAACACCCGACAAAGACCTCAAGCTGGCCCGTAAGCGGGTCAAGGAGCTTCAACATGGCTAA
- a CDS encoding type II toxin-antitoxin system YoeB family toxin — translation MRRQRYWSRRINDEHRIVYKVLDGDLLSPSYDIATDST, via the coding sequence ATGCGCCGTCAGCGCTATTGGTCGCGACGCATCAATGACGAGCATCGGATCGTCTATAAAGTGCTAGATGGTGATTTGCTATCGCCCAGTTACGATATCGCGACTGACAGCACCTAA
- the tldD gene encoding metalloprotease TldD: MHTLSLAEQTLLAPAGLDQQGVVDVLDRLMKPGIDSADLYFQQSLTQSWSLEDGIVKSGAHSVEQGVGVRALSGEKQGLAYSDALELPALIDAAQAAGAIVRHGQQGRVQAPLLRAVAPLYPAINPIETLDTGARLALLHRADRSARAADPRVIQVMVALVANAETVLVACSDGTRAADIRPLVRMDVTVIVESQGRREQAHCGAGGRGSFVDFLGGDKPEQLAREAVRQALVQLEAIPAPAGTHTVVLGPGWPGVLLHEAVGHGLEGDFNRKGTSAFSGRVGEQVASTLCTIVDDGTLAQRRGSLTVDDEGTPTQCTTLIENGILRGYMQDKLNARLMGVAATGNGRRESYAALPMPRMTNTYMLPGKHDPAEIIASVENGIYAVNFAGGQVDITSGNFVFSASEAYLIENGKVTRPVKGATLIGNGPETLNHISMVGNDLKLDDGIGVCGKEGQRVPVGVGQPTLKVDALTVGGTA, translated from the coding sequence ATGCACACCTTATCTCTTGCCGAACAAACGCTGTTGGCGCCCGCAGGTCTGGATCAACAGGGCGTGGTGGACGTGCTGGATCGGCTGATGAAGCCTGGCATTGATAGTGCCGATCTGTATTTTCAGCAGAGCCTGACACAGAGCTGGAGCCTGGAAGACGGCATCGTCAAATCGGGCGCGCACTCGGTTGAACAGGGCGTGGGGGTGCGCGCGCTGTCGGGTGAAAAACAGGGGCTGGCCTATTCCGATGCGCTGGAACTGCCGGCCTTGATCGATGCCGCGCAGGCTGCCGGTGCCATTGTTCGCCACGGTCAGCAAGGGCGCGTGCAAGCGCCGCTGCTGCGCGCGGTGGCGCCGCTGTATCCGGCGATCAACCCGATCGAGACGCTGGACACCGGCGCGCGCCTGGCGCTATTGCACCGCGCCGATCGCAGCGCGCGCGCAGCCGATCCTCGGGTCATTCAGGTCATGGTGGCGCTGGTGGCCAATGCCGAAACCGTTCTGGTGGCGTGCAGCGATGGCACGCGCGCGGCGGATATTCGCCCGCTGGTGCGGATGGACGTGACGGTGATTGTTGAATCGCAAGGCCGCCGCGAGCAGGCGCATTGCGGTGCGGGCGGACGCGGCAGTTTTGTTGATTTTTTAGGCGGCGATAAACCCGAACAACTCGCGCGCGAGGCGGTGCGTCAGGCGCTGGTGCAACTGGAGGCAATTCCGGCACCGGCAGGCACCCACACCGTGGTGCTTGGCCCCGGCTGGCCGGGCGTGTTGCTGCATGAGGCGGTGGGGCATGGCCTGGAAGGGGACTTCAACCGCAAAGGCACCTCAGCGTTTTCGGGCCGCGTTGGTGAGCAGGTGGCCTCAACGCTGTGCACGATTGTTGATGACGGCACGCTGGCCCAGCGTCGCGGCTCGTTGACCGTGGACGATGAAGGCACGCCCACGCAGTGCACCACATTGATCGAAAACGGCATTTTGCGCGGCTATATGCAAGACAAGCTCAACGCGCGCCTGATGGGCGTGGCCGCCACCGGCAATGGCCGCCGCGAATCCTACGCCGCGCTGCCGATGCCGCGCATGACCAACACCTACATGCTGCCCGGCAAGCACGATCCGGCGGAGATCATCGCCTCGGTTGAAAACGGCATTTACGCCGTCAACTTTGCTGGCGGGCAAGTGGACATCACCAGCGGTAACTTCGTGTTTTCGGCATCCGAGGCGTACTTGATCGAAAACGGCAAAGTCACCCGCCCGGTCAAAGGCGCCACGCTGATTGGTAACGGCCCGGAAACGCTCAACCATATTTCGATGGTCGGCAATGATCTCAAGCTGGATGACGGCATTGGCGTCTGCGGTAAAGAAGGCCAGCGCGTGCCGGTTGGGGTGGGGCAGCCCACGCTCAAGGTGGACGCGCTCACCGTGGGCGGCACTGCCTGA
- the rsmD gene encoding 16S rRNA (guanine(966)-N(2))-methyltransferase RsmD — MAARAAGKLRVIGGQWRSRIIDFDAADGVRATPDRVRQTVYDWLQLNIHGARVLDLFAGSGAMGIEALSRGAAQCTFVDKGAAQIARIQNTLTTFKADPGRYLLQRQDSPLFLQHAAANGTPAFDVVLIDPPFDSALREQVLALLPPLLRAHHRILLEWPSHSAPELPAGYTWLKQKQAGQVGYGLLTYSQP; from the coding sequence ATGGCCGCGCGCGCGGCAGGCAAACTGCGGGTGATTGGCGGGCAATGGCGCTCGCGCATCATCGACTTTGACGCCGCCGACGGCGTGCGTGCCACGCCTGATCGTGTGCGCCAAACCGTGTACGACTGGCTGCAACTCAACATCCACGGCGCGCGCGTGCTGGATTTATTTGCGGGCAGCGGGGCGATGGGGATCGAGGCGCTGTCGCGCGGGGCGGCGCAGTGCACGTTTGTGGACAAAGGCGCGGCGCAAATCGCGCGCATTCAAAACACGCTCACCACTTTCAAGGCTGACCCCGGCCGCTATCTTTTGCAGCGGCAGGATTCGCCATTGTTTTTGCAGCACGCGGCGGCCAATGGCACACCCGCATTTGACGTGGTGCTGATCGACCCGCCGTTTGATTCTGCCCTGCGTGAGCAAGTGCTGGCGCTGCTGCCGCCGCTGCTGCGCGCGCATCACCGGATTTTGCTGGAGTGGCCCAGTCACAGCGCCCCCGAACTGCCCGCCGGTTATACCTGGCTCAAACAAAAGCAGGCCGGGCAGGTGGGCTATGGCCTGCTCACCTATTCGCAACCGTAA
- a CDS encoding NAD(P)H-dependent oxidoreductase, translating into MATEPKNITVILGHPDTSSFCGSIAEKYVASAKAAGHSVRLFRLGEIAFDPVLRHGYQRRQELEPSLVEIRDAISWAQHLVFIYPIWWGSIPAILKGMFDRIFLPGYAFKYRKDSPWWDRLLSGRSAHSIVTMDTPPWYYRLIYTMPGHHQMKKTILEFCGIKPVRITSFGPVRQASEAQLSKWLRKVERLAAYA; encoded by the coding sequence ATGGCCACTGAACCAAAGAACATTACCGTCATTCTCGGTCACCCTGACACCTCGAGCTTCTGCGGGTCCATAGCGGAGAAGTACGTCGCGTCAGCGAAGGCTGCTGGCCATTCCGTCAGGCTGTTTAGGTTGGGGGAGATTGCCTTCGATCCCGTCCTCCGGCATGGATACCAAAGGCGGCAGGAACTTGAGCCTTCCCTCGTAGAAATCCGAGATGCGATCAGCTGGGCGCAGCATCTTGTCTTCATCTACCCAATTTGGTGGGGGTCTATCCCGGCGATCCTCAAGGGCATGTTTGATCGCATCTTTTTACCTGGGTACGCCTTCAAGTACCGCAAGGATTCGCCATGGTGGGATCGGTTGCTGTCTGGCCGCAGTGCTCATTCGATCGTCACCATGGATACACCTCCGTGGTACTACCGACTTATCTACACCATGCCTGGCCATCATCAGATGAAAAAGACCATACTTGAGTTCTGCGGCATCAAACCCGTCCGCATTACCTCGTTCGGGCCGGTTCGTCAGGCTTCGGAGGCGCAGCTCTCTAAATGGTTACGGAAGGTTGAGCGGCTAGCGGCGTATGCCTAA
- a CDS encoding IS256 family transposase, which produces MSTKKHDVPDALLTSLLADYQKPEDLTGENGLLKRLTKLLVEKALDAEMAQHLGHAKHEPVANPAGNTRNGRSKKTLKGEFGELPIEVPRDRHDTFEPLLIPKHQTRWTGFDDKVISLYARGMTVREIQSHLEEMYGTEVSPSLISSITDAVADEVKAWQARPLDPVYPIVYLDCIHVKVREGAVRVKAVYLAIGVTLAGEKEVLGMWLAQTEGAKFWLQVITELRNRGVQDIFIACVDGLKGFPEAIEAVFPKAAVQLCIVHMVRHSLNYVSWKRRPEVAADLKRIYQSVTADEAEQRLGEFEAKWDAEYLPIGQSWRRNWARLIPFFDYPPEIRKVIYTTNAIESVNMSLRKLTKNRASFPSDEALIKLFYLALRNISQKWTMPIRDWKAALTRFTIQFEERLPQL; this is translated from the coding sequence ATGAGCACCAAGAAACATGACGTACCTGACGCCCTGTTGACCAGCCTGCTGGCCGACTACCAGAAACCCGAAGACCTGACCGGCGAGAACGGCCTCCTGAAGCGGCTGACCAAGTTGCTGGTCGAGAAGGCGCTCGATGCCGAAATGGCCCAGCATCTCGGCCACGCCAAGCACGAGCCGGTCGCGAATCCCGCCGGAAACACCCGCAACGGCCGTAGCAAGAAGACCCTCAAGGGCGAATTCGGCGAGTTGCCCATCGAAGTCCCGCGCGACCGCCACGACACCTTCGAGCCGCTGCTTATCCCCAAGCACCAGACCCGCTGGACCGGCTTCGACGACAAGGTCATCTCGCTCTACGCCCGCGGCATGACCGTCCGCGAGATCCAAAGCCACCTGGAGGAGATGTACGGCACCGAAGTTTCGCCCAGCCTGATCTCCTCGATCACCGACGCGGTGGCCGACGAGGTGAAGGCCTGGCAGGCGCGCCCCCTCGATCCGGTCTACCCGATCGTCTATCTCGACTGCATCCACGTCAAGGTGCGCGAAGGCGCGGTGCGGGTGAAGGCGGTCTATCTCGCCATCGGCGTCACGCTGGCCGGCGAGAAGGAGGTGCTCGGCATGTGGCTCGCCCAGACCGAGGGTGCCAAGTTCTGGCTGCAGGTCATCACCGAACTTCGGAACCGGGGCGTGCAGGACATCTTCATCGCCTGCGTCGACGGCCTGAAGGGTTTCCCCGAGGCGATCGAGGCCGTGTTCCCCAAGGCGGCGGTGCAGCTGTGCATCGTGCACATGGTGCGGCACAGCCTGAACTACGTGTCGTGGAAGCGGCGCCCCGAAGTCGCGGCCGACCTGAAGCGCATCTACCAGTCCGTCACCGCCGACGAAGCCGAGCAGCGGCTGGGGGAATTCGAGGCGAAGTGGGATGCCGAGTATCTGCCGATCGGCCAGTCCTGGCGCCGGAACTGGGCCAGGTTGATCCCGTTCTTCGACTACCCGCCGGAGATCAGGAAGGTGATCTACACGACCAATGCCATCGAGTCGGTGAACATGAGCCTGAGGAAACTGACCAAGAACCGCGCCTCGTTCCCGAGCGACGAGGCGCTGATCAAGCTGTTCTATCTGGCGCTGAGGAACATCAGCCAGAAATGGACCATGCCGATCCGGGATTGGAAGGCTGCGCTGACTCGATTTACCATCCAGTTCGAGGAGCGGCTTCCTCAGCTGTGA
- a CDS encoding DUF2726 domain-containing protein, whose amino-acid sequence MALNNPTLWLGLGVLALLIILIAYLTRQRIDPYPYTPADALFTPAERAFLSVLDRAVGAEHRVFGKVRIADLARPQKGMDYSNHLRALNRVAAKHLDYVVCRTDTLAAVCAVELNDRSHQNPKRQARDVFVQGVCHRIGLPLLQIPAQRQYNLADIRTQFFEAITPPRARPRRRRA is encoded by the coding sequence ATGGCGTTAAACAATCCCACCCTGTGGCTGGGGCTGGGCGTACTGGCCCTGCTCATCATCCTCATCGCCTACCTCACGCGCCAACGTATTGACCCCTACCCCTACACCCCCGCAGACGCCCTGTTCACCCCCGCCGAGCGCGCGTTTTTAAGCGTGCTCGACCGCGCCGTGGGTGCCGAACACCGCGTCTTTGGCAAAGTCCGCATCGCCGACCTCGCTCGCCCCCAAAAAGGCATGGACTACAGCAACCACCTGCGCGCGCTCAACCGCGTCGCCGCCAAACATCTTGACTATGTGGTCTGCCGCACCGACACCCTCGCCGCCGTCTGCGCCGTCGAGCTCAACGACCGTAGCCACCAAAACCCCAAACGCCAGGCGCGCGATGTTTTTGTTCAAGGCGTCTGCCACCGTATCGGCCTGCCCCTGCTGCAAATCCCCGCCCAGCGCCAATACAACCTTGCCGATATCCGCACACAGTTTTTTGAAGCCATCACACCACCGCGCGCACGCCCTCGCCGCCGCCGCGCGTAA
- a CDS encoding helix-turn-helix transcriptional regulator, which produces MANLTYKPVVHDHQVFLARASKRKGFAEAYEALELEYQLAGQMLKARSKAGLTQDAVAERMGTTKSAISRLESASKKHAPSIATLQRYAQAVGCDLQVKLVPQK; this is translated from the coding sequence ATGGCTAACCTCACCTACAAGCCGGTGGTGCACGACCATCAGGTCTTCCTCGCTCGCGCCTCGAAGCGCAAGGGGTTTGCTGAGGCTTATGAAGCCTTGGAACTGGAGTATCAGCTTGCCGGCCAGATGCTCAAAGCCCGCTCAAAGGCGGGCCTCACCCAGGATGCTGTCGCAGAGCGCATGGGTACTACAAAGAGCGCCATTTCTCGGCTTGAGTCTGCCAGCAAAAAGCACGCCCCCTCCATTGCCACACTCCAGCGTTATGCGCAGGCAGTTGGATGCGATCTGCAGGTCAAGCTGGTTCCGCAGAAGTGA
- the coaD gene encoding pantetheine-phosphate adenylyltransferase, producing MTIAAYSGTFDPITYGHFDLIQRASKMFPKLIVAVGLNPSKNPRFNLEERIALIQEVVKDLPNVEVKGFSGLVVNFAREHGVTVLVRGVRSVGDFDYEKQMALMNRDLFNALDTIMLVPSPQYAHLSSSLVRELATLGAPIEKLVPPAVVPSLLERIGKK from the coding sequence ATGACCATTGCAGCCTACAGCGGCACTTTTGACCCGATCACCTACGGCCACTTTGACCTGATTCAGCGCGCGTCCAAGATGTTTCCCAAGCTCATCGTTGCCGTGGGCTTGAACCCCTCCAAAAATCCGCGCTTTAACCTGGAAGAACGCATTGCGCTGATTCAGGAAGTGGTCAAAGACCTGCCCAATGTTGAGGTCAAGGGCTTTTCCGGGCTGGTGGTCAATTTTGCGCGCGAACATGGCGTCACCGTTTTGGTGCGCGGCGTGCGCAGCGTGGGCGACTTTGACTACGAAAAACAAATGGCGCTGATGAACCGTGATTTGTTCAACGCCCTGGATACGATCATGCTGGTGCCTTCACCGCAATACGCGCACCTGTCGTCCTCACTGGTGCGCGAACTGGCCACGCTGGGCGCGCCGATTGAAAAGCTGGTGCCGCCAGCGGTGGTGCCGTCGCTGCTGGAGCGCATTGGCAAAAAGTGA
- a CDS encoding Txe/YoeB family addiction module toxin: MIWRVVFTKQAQKDARNLVSAGLKDKAQALLNIVTDNPFQNPPPYEKLVGDLAGAYSRRINIQYRLVYEVLQSEHVVKVLRMWTHYE, encoded by the coding sequence GTGATTTGGCGTGTCGTCTTCACCAAGCAGGCTCAGAAAGACGCACGCAATCTTGTTTCTGCGGGACTCAAGGACAAGGCTCAGGCACTACTCAACATCGTCACAGACAATCCCTTCCAGAATCCGCCACCTTACGAAAAGCTTGTGGGTGATTTAGCTGGTGCCTACTCCAGACGCATCAATATTCAATATCGACTCGTCTATGAGGTGCTGCAATCGGAGCACGTTGTCAAAGTGCTACGCATGTGGACACACTACGAGTAG
- the xth gene encoding exodeoxyribonuclease III, with the protein MKIATWNVNSLRVRLPHLLDWLASAKPDVVGLQETKCTDDQFPFDALADAGYHVIHNGQKTYNGVALLSREPLQDEARDLPGFEDEQKRIITATVGGVRIINAYVVNGQALGSDKYAYKLRFLEALHQYAQAELARHEQLLIMGDFNIAPAPEDTHDPDKWEGDILCSEPERAGLRALLDLGLKDTFRLFDQEPDSFTWWDYRQAGFRRNLGLRIDHILASTALAQQCTACSVDKNPRKLERPSDHAPLIATFNL; encoded by the coding sequence GTGAAAATCGCCACCTGGAACGTCAACTCCCTGCGCGTGCGCCTGCCGCACCTGCTCGACTGGCTCGCCAGCGCAAAGCCCGACGTCGTCGGCCTGCAAGAAACCAAATGCACCGACGACCAATTTCCGTTTGACGCCCTCGCTGACGCCGGCTACCACGTCATCCACAACGGCCAGAAAACCTACAACGGCGTTGCCCTGCTCAGTCGTGAGCCGCTGCAAGACGAAGCGCGCGATCTGCCCGGCTTTGAAGACGAACAAAAGCGCATCATCACCGCCACCGTCGGCGGTGTGCGCATCATCAACGCCTATGTCGTCAACGGCCAGGCACTGGGCAGCGACAAATACGCCTACAAACTGCGCTTTTTGGAAGCCCTGCACCAATACGCCCAGGCCGAACTCGCGCGCCATGAGCAACTGCTCATCATGGGTGACTTCAACATCGCCCCCGCCCCCGAAGACACCCACGACCCCGACAAATGGGAAGGCGATATTTTGTGCTCTGAACCCGAACGCGCCGGCCTGCGCGCGCTGCTCGACCTGGGGTTAAAAGACACCTTCCGCCTGTTTGACCAAGAACCCGATAGCTTCACCTGGTGGGACTACCGTCAAGCCGGCTTTCGCCGCAACCTCGGCCTGCGCATTGACCACATCCTCGCGTCAACCGCGTTGGCTCAACAATGCACGGCCTGCTCCGTTGATAAAAACCCGCGCAAGCTCGAACGCCCCTCCGATCACGCCCCGCTGATCGCCACGTTCAACCTCTGA
- a CDS encoding DUF456 domain-containing protein: protein MQGWLSAVLWLGGIVLVLVGLAGTVLPALPGVPLVLIGLWLVAWIDGYVHVGAWTLGVLTLMTLLAMTVDWVASALGAQRVGASPQALWGAVVGSIVGLFFGLPGILLGPFIGAVAGELSARRGVHQATRVGVATWVGLLLGSLTKLVLALMMIGIFAFAYLL from the coding sequence ATGCAGGGGTGGTTGAGCGCAGTGTTATGGCTGGGGGGAATCGTGCTGGTGCTGGTGGGACTGGCCGGGACGGTTCTGCCGGCCTTGCCGGGAGTGCCGCTGGTGCTGATCGGTCTGTGGCTGGTCGCATGGATCGATGGCTACGTTCATGTGGGTGCCTGGACGCTGGGCGTGCTGACGCTGATGACGCTGCTGGCGATGACGGTGGATTGGGTGGCCTCGGCGCTGGGCGCCCAGCGTGTGGGCGCCAGCCCCCAAGCCCTGTGGGGCGCGGTGGTGGGCAGTATCGTCGGCCTTTTTTTTGGCCTGCCGGGGATTCTGCTGGGGCCGTTCATTGGCGCGGTGGCCGGTGAGTTGAGCGCCCGGCGCGGCGTCCATCAGGCCACGCGCGTGGGGGTTGCCACCTGGGTTGGGTTGCTGTTGGGCAGCCTCACCAAATTGGTGCTGGCGTTGATGATGATCGGGATTTTTGCGTTTGCGTATCTGCTTTGA